From the genome of Gymnogyps californianus isolate 813 chromosome 29, ASM1813914v2, whole genome shotgun sequence:
TGGCTCGATCCCCATGTGCCATCTCCCAGCGGGGTGGCCGGCAGTGCTGGCTACGAGGCATGGCCCTGGTCCGTACGCTGTGCAGAGGTGCACAGCCCTGCCTCGTGTTTCCCATCAGGGTAACCGTCTCCGTGGGGTGTTTTTCAGGGTGATCCTGTGCCCCATGTGCTTTGATGTGTTTTTGGTGGAAGGCAGGATCACAGAGCGGGGACTTTCAGATGTGGAGTCTGCTGGCCTCTAATTTAAAGCCAGGGCTGTGATGTTCAGGGCAGGCTGGCAAACAAGTTTGGCAACCTTTTGGTCTGCAGCTCTTCCTCGTCAAATCCAGAGAGGATTTGGGGATCTTTTTCACAAATAGATTTGGATCTCTgactctttctctcccctgtgccGCAGTTTCCCAAGCTGTGAAGCCAGGGGACCGGTGACCACCACGCTGATGGACGATCAGACCGGCTCTGAGCCAGTGCTTCCGAAGGCAGCCTGCGTGCGGAGGGCTTGTGCACGGTGGGATGCCATTGCCCCCATCAGAGACCTGTTTCCACGCGAAGCTGGTGCTTGTTGTaaacccttctttttctgtgaggCAAGATAGTTAACGCCTCTTAGCCAGTAAGGTTAAAAAtacccttcccttcccccctcgTTGGCTTTGTTTCGCCTaagaaaaatagttcttttgCCTAAGAAAATAGTTGTGTTTTGAGCTACCAAAATAACTCCCCATGTCAGCCTGGTAGAGTTTGAggtggagctgggctctgctgtcTCCTTTTTGATAGGAGTTACTGACTCGAGGCCATGACTCTCCTCTTCCATCAGAAGGGGCTGAACAGGGGATCTTAGACCTGCGATTTCTAagaacaacaaccaaaaaacccttcTGGGGCGGAGGCCTTCACGTTAACACCAAACAAGGAGAAATACCCATGTAGTCAGTCCTGTGCAGGGACTCCTGCAAGGAGGAGCCTCCCTTTCGGTGGGTAGCCATCACTTGAAGAGCATCTCTGAGAGTGTGGAAGCGATGAATGGTTTGTAAATGACTTCATTCCTGCCTTAAAGCtgtgagcttttaaaaaaagagacagaggaTCCAGAATcggttttgcttttaaaagcagggGTGCTAAAAGGAGGGCGTCGTTGTCCAAGACAGAGAGGTAGGGTGTTAAAAGGCGAGAAAGGCCAGAAACTTTTTAGTGAGGGGCTGGGAAGGAAGTAATCGAAGGAAACACTTAAAAAGATCAGTGGGATATATTTAAAACGCATCTGTGAGCCCAGAGAAGTCAGGTGCTGTGGGTTCgttctttcctctccccatcaGAGAGCCTGATAAAAATGAACTAAGGGGTTACGGCAGAGCAGGTCTTCAgtgcaaataaaagcaataagCCAGGCTGAGCACTGGGCTGGTCCTTTGTGGCGTTAGCACACGAGACCGCTCTGCTTCCCTTAATCAATGGCAAGAGGAGCCGGTGGTGACGCAAGCCAGCGCTTTGAAGATGGGAGTGACCTCTTTGTGCCCGGAGCCGGGCCGCCGCACACAGTCCAGCCTCTGCCAGCGTCTCCGGGCTCTGCTCAACCCAGACATCCCAACGGAGGTTCACCGTCTTGCTAGCGTTTGCTCATGCATCCTGTCCAGGAGAGAAGCTCTTCTCGGCAGCTTTGTGTTTTTAGCCTGGTCTGGTTTTGCTCGGGGAGGTATGGCGGGGGATTTATGCCTCGCAGGAGGTGCTGGGGGTTTAGGAAGGCTGGCTCCTCTGCGTCGCTTGTGAGCCATCCCGTGGCACGAGGAAAAGCAATATCGAGCCTGAAGACGGATCCATTGTCATCCCTTCAGGCTCCGCTCAGCTTGCTGACCCAAACCCACTTTAAGGACAGAGCTGGCACTATTTCCCTTCGTGCTGGATAGAGGAGGATTTCCCTCGCGtcacctcttttcttcttgggAATCTTTTCCAGCGTAGCAACCTGCTTCTCTCCgctttactgtaaatatttctaTCCTGCTAAACGGCGATTAGAAAaatcatttgaaaaacaaatgtccTTGTGTCATGCCGTTCTCAGCAGAGATCCTGTGCTGAAGAACCAGATGGCGGCACTCAAAGAGGAGCGTAGCATTCGGTATCTCCCCCTGCCGCAGTATTTTAAAGCCTGGTGCTTTTCCTTCTGGTCCTCTCACTGACGGCTTCCCTCTGCTGAGGTTGTGGCTGAAGTCCTGCATCGCCTGGAGGAGCACGTGGTGAAAACTGGTTTTAGAAAGCGGGGTGAACTTGTTGAATTCTCCCAGAAATGAGTCTGCTTCCCCAAAGCTGGTGCTGGAAGGAGATGTTTAGCGGCACAGACTGGTGGCCTGCTGGGCAGAGCAAGGTCTGGGGGGGCATATCCAGGCAGTTGTGGCAACTGGCAACAAAGGCTAATTTTGCTTTTGGGGATCTAGATTATCAGCCCTTCTGTAGGAAAAGTCTCTTCCCCCAAATGCAGGCGCGTTTTGATTTCCTCCCAAAGGGGAATAGGACACTTGGTTAAAACCCCCACATGTTTATGGGGAGATAAAGAAGCACAGTCCCGCTTGTGCTCTTTGAGACCTTATCCTGTGTATTTGAACCTCACAGAGATGATCTTCCTGTTGCTAACAAAACCTCCGCCGGCTGGCTGGTGAGGCCTGTGCCGTAGCATCCTCGGCGTCCCCGGGGGTGACGGCTCTGTTCTCACGGGAACACCCCTGGCTGGAAGGCGGCTCTGCTGTTTGCCTCGGTGGTTTTCCATTTCGAGGCGTGGATGCCTTCCTCCGAGGTCACCCTTTTCTTGTCTCCCAGTGGCTTGTTCCGATGTCGAATCCTTTGTGCTTTTGCAGGCAAGAAGCATTACTCTTGCCACACAGAGCTGCCTTTTCCATGCCGTCTTCCCCTTCGGCTTTAGTGGAGATTTAAGTGCCAGCAAGCACTCGCCCTGTTAACTGCTGCCCCCGCAATGCCGCGGCGGGATCCGTGGGTCGGCAGACGGAGCTGCTTGGGCATCGCAGAAACGATGCTGGTAGAAAGTCGCccacttgcattttaaatgtcagcatCGTTCTGGAGCAGCAGATTCCTTGGTGGCCCACAGACCCCGCGCTGCACCCAGAGGAGATCCCCTTGGGGTGACCTACAGtgagagttaaaaataaagctagaCTAAGCCTCCTTACTAAGCTGTCTGTCGGGAAAACCACCCGCTAAGCCTGAGAATAGCTGAATTGGGTGTATGAGGGGGTTTGCCAGgtacaaaaaaaagacaaaaccacaTGTGTGAGCAGTCCCAAGACTGTTTCTGAACCCCGTTTGGCCTCTGCACTGCTTTGTCACCAGGTACTTGTGTTGGAGAGGGTGAAGGCTGGTCGGGAGACTTCCAGCTGCACAAGGTAGTAGGTAGTTTTTGCTTCGGACGCAAGCAGAGTGGAGCTGTGAtcgctgctgctggctgctccgGGTTGTGTAGGGCCGAGGGTGAACGTGTTGTGGCCTCCAAGGCATGAGGCTCATACAGGGACGTGTCTGAGAAGAGACACTGCTCCTGCAAGGGGAAAGCTAGTCTGTGTTCACCCCTGATTAGGTAGGAGAGATGGAAACCAGCTTTGTTAGTGCTGCTGCCTGTTTGGTCAACGCCAAGATGCCAAGAACGCACTCACCCATCCGTCCATCCCACTCCTCACAAATAAGTGGACAGGACTGAGGAGATTATGGAATCTGTATTAAAGAAATGTATATCACAGCAGCATGTTTGCAGCGTGGAGGGGTCCGGCAGCAGAGACTCTGAACTGCTCCCCTCTGCAGCGACCGGTGGGACAAGGGGACGGATGCTGTGACCTGGAGATGTGACAGCTGAAGGTGCCACCGGCTGGGAGGATGCTCTGGCTAATCTGTCGAGACAAACACTGCAGGTTTTCTGCCTGTCGCTGGTTTGGCAGGTTTCAGAGCAGTGACTTGTTTCTGGCGTAAATCGTGGCAAGGTCGAGGGCTTCCAGCGCTGGGTTGTGGGGGCTGTCGGTCCCCCGGCTGCCGGCCACGCAGGCTGAACTTCTCCCTTGGCGTTGGTGGGTTTTAAACCGAGCTTCCTGGGAGGGAATCCCTCCCTTTTGCAAAAAGCAGATTTACCCATGATGTGTGTTGTCCTCATCCAGTCTGCTGCGGCACGGGGCTGCCGTGGCCGTTGGAGCAGCCTTGCCGTCTGTCCTTCCCGCTGCCGGCAGCTGCCACCCCACCGCAGGGACAGCCGGACGGGCTGCGAATCTCCTCGGAGCGGCTGGACTAGGCTGTAAGCTGCGGCCATTTCCCTGAGGCGTAAGCTGTGCTGTCCGAGGAGCAGATTCGTGTCCTGCCGTGCcgcccctgcagcagggaggcagggtgAGGGCAGATGGGCAGTGGGTGCTCCAGCGGCCTTGGCTCAACCTGCGGCAGCTGAGAGGCAGCGATGAGAGCTGGGGGAAGCGGCGACTGCCAGGGCTGGCTCTCCACGGGGCTGCAGGGTGTTTCTGTTTACCCCTTACAGCCTTTGAGATAAaggtttctcctcttttttttttttttttttttttttgcttttgctgattGCTGTTAGGAGTAACCATCCGCCCTCCATGCTAAGAGCAGAAAGGCCGAGGGCAGTGTACCCCGATACCATCCCCAAGACCCCCCGTCCCTTCCCAGCGGATCTGCTCCCCGCCGGATAGACACACGtccagctgctctccagcacaTGGGGCGTCCCCTGTCCTCCTGCCTAGCGGGATCCTTTGCCTGGTTATCCTTATAAATCAGAGTCTTTCCTGCTGTCTAAGCCGCATCCCCTGGCTGCAGCTTAATCCTGGGATTTCTTACCCAGCCTGCAGCGACAGGAGGAACATTATTCCCTTTGTCTCTGCCGCAGCCATGTTTTGAAACCTGTTGCCatgtctcccctcagcctctcctatttcttcatcctttgctCCGCAGCCCACGTGTTTGAGATCTCTTATCCGAGTCTTCTTGTTGCCGTCTGGACACCTTCCTCGTGAGCTGTGTCCTCGTGGGGCTGGCCTTGGGACGGCCTTGCTGCCGCAGAGGGGGAAGGACGGTTCCTGCGTCGTATCGGGTGCTCCCGACGGCGTGTTCCCCTTGCGAGGCGtttgctctttctgcagctctctggTCCCGACTCGCGTCTGCCTCGTGATTCATTGCAACCCGCTGATCCTCTGCTGCGGAGCTGTTGTCCTCCCTCAGCTTGCACGTACGTGGGGAATTGCTCCGGCCTCGGAGCAGTGCTCCTTGCCAGGCTGCATCCAGCGGTCTCAGACGTCTCTCCCAGGGTGCTGGGATCCTTCTGAACTTTCTGCCATCCTGGCTGGGAATCAAAAAATGATATGCAAACAAACGAAGCGAAAAAGGCCGAGAAGTGTTGCGATTTGCCCGAGGGGCTCAAGGCTGAGGTTCAAAGGGAAGGCAGCACGGGGATTTTGTGCTTAGCATGGGGCTCAGGAGAAGCAAGTTCCCATCTTGTGTCTCTGCTACGTGTCTCTGACGACTTCGTTCACGTGCCTGGGTCACGGTGCTAATGCTCCTCTCCTTGTTCTCTTGCAGACTCTGCCATATTCCCCACCATGGGTGACATGAAAACTCCAGATTTCGATGACCTTCTGGCAGCTTTCGATATTCCTGACATTGACACGAACGAGGCCATCCATTCCGGCCATGAGGAAGCTGATGCTCACATCAAGCAAGTCCCCGGGGAGCCGGGACCCCCTGACCATGTCCTCCCCCACACAGACATCACCGCTGTCAGCGTGATCGTGAAGAACACCGTCTGCCCCGAGCAGCTCGATGCCCTGGACGGGCGCAGTAAAGATGGGCACGTCATTGGGCCCCGCTTGCTGCAGAATGGCTTTGGGGCCACCGAGATGCCCAGGTCCCCCACCTCCAGGTCTGTGGAAGCTGTGGCATCCTCCAACGGGGAGTGTTGGGTGAAGGAAAAAGGCCCCAAACCCCTGGATATCTTCTCCCATTTTAGCCCCGATCCCAATGAAGACAACGCTGCCAACCTGATTGACAGACCCCGGGAGTGTAAGCCGAAAGAGAAATCCCTTGCCGTGCCCTCCCTCTCCCCGTCTCCCACCCCGTCGCTGGACTGCAAAGAGCCGATGGGAGAGAGCACGGAGAACCTGCCCGCGGCTTTCCCGCAGTCCTTTGAAACGAGCCAGGCAGGGGGTGCAAACGGGTCCCCTCCTACCATCCCCTGCATCAAAAAAGAGGAGTCTGACTCTGAGGAGGTGGGCCGCGAAGCCAGCCCGAAGGGTTTGGCTGCAGCCTTGGGTGACAGTCCCTTGGATCACCTGAAATCGGTCACCGTTCGCTACTCCACGGACGATTCTCCCATCACGTCCTGGCCCGGTTCTGACCCAAACCTCGACAGCAGCGCCAGCAACCTTCCTGAAGTGAAACGCTCGCCCGCCAGCCCCCGGGAGCCGTTCTTCAAGGCTTCCTCACCGGTGGTACAAAGCCCCAGACTCCCCACTTCGCCAAAGCAGCTGGACAACATCGCCCTCAAGGAAGAGCAAGAAGTTCTCGAGAAGTCGATGGGAAGTCCGCAGAGTATGTCCAGCgctgatgaagaggaggaggaagaagacaaCAACAATGATTCCCCTTCTTCCAATTCCTCGCGGCCCCTGAAAGTGCGGATTAAAACCATCAAAACATCTTGTGGCAGCATCACCCGGACAGTGACCAGGGTCTCATCAGATTCAGAGCCGGGCTCCACCAAGGGGCTGGCCGAACAGAGCTCTCAGGAGACCTCTCTTGAGGGTGCCAGCTTCTCAGCATCAGCAGACAAAGAGGAAGGGATCGTGCTGGAGGTGCCCAAGGAGAAGATGGAGCTCTCCAGCCCCTTGAAAACCATCGAGGGGCCAAAAATCGTCAGTGTTCAGCTTGGCAATGGCACCAAGCTCAAAGGGACTGTCTTGCCCGTCTCCACCATCCAGAACGCCAGCAGCGCCATGCTGATCGCTGCCAGCGTGGCTCAGCAAAAATCCGTGGTGCTGCCGGCAAAGACGGGTAAAGCCGTGGCCAAGAACATCATCAATCTGGTGCCGCAGACCCTGCCCAAAGCCGACACCAGGACCAACATCAGCACCGTGACGCAgaccaccaccatcaccaccacgGCCAACCAGAAAGTCAACGGCACCACAGTTGTGATGGTGCAGCCGCAGAAGCCTTCCCCTACCATCGCGGGCACGGTCATTTCCCGGAGCCAGTCCAGCCTCGTGGAAGCCTTTAACAAGATCCTCAACAGTAAAAACCTCTTGCCAACGTACAAACCCAACCTGAATCCTCCGGCCGACGCGAGCCTCACCCTGCCTCCCTTCGGTTACCGCTGCCTGGAGTGTGGGGACTCCTTCGCCCTGGAGAAGAGCTTGGCTCGCCACTACGACCGGCGAAGCATGCGCATCGAGGTAACCTGCAACCACTGCACCAAACGCCTCGTCTTCTTCAACAAGTGCAGTTTGCTCCTGCACGCCCGGGAGCACAAGGACAAAGGCCTGGTGATGCAGTGCTCCCATTTGGTCATGAGGCCGATTGCTTTGGATCAAATGATCGGACAGCCGGACATCACCCCCCTGGTCTCGGTGACCTCCTTCCCCGCTAGCAAAGTGACTGGCGTGGCTCAGGACGCCTTGGCCGCGGCCAACGGGGCTCAGGAcctccccatcctgcctctGAGCAACAGCTCGGAGCAGACCAACTACAGCTGCTTCAGGTGCCTGGAGTGCAAAGAGCAATGCAAAGACAAAGCCGGGCTGGCCGCGCATTTCCAGCAGGCAGTGACCACGGGGACGACCAGCAGCACGGTACGTAGGTGGGAGGGCAGTGGGAGTTGGATGTTAGAGCCACAGCAAACCGTCCCTGGGGATGCGGGACAGAAGTGGAGGACTCTCCAAATGTGATCTAGGCAGCGCCTGCCTGGGCACACCCGATTCCTCCCGATGTAAAGCTcatgcaggaaggaaaatgtgcGAGCCGGGGTTCGGTTCATGCCCACGAGGCGCtgggtggagggaagggaggcCGGCGTCGGTTGTCGGCGGGTGATAAAGCTGCCCCGTGGGTGCAGGAGCCGGGGTgcggcagggagggaagagtgGATCCCTGAGTGtcagtgccctgcctgctggcaccCACTGCGGGATGTAGCCGTCCCTGCGGAGCCATGTTAGAGCCGTGGGTGCTGCTTCCTCTTTCACCAGCTTGAAGCACAAATGGAGTCTGGAGAAACCAGGGGcggtgtgttggttttttttttttttccccctctttttgAGAGCCAACCTTGAGATCCCAGGCGCTTCCTGCTGCTCCCAACACATCCTGGTTTGTTTGGGCAGGCAGCATCCAGCAAACACACAGGATTAACGCTGCCGAGGGATGACCTTTAAAAGGCAAGGAGGGAAGACGCGTCCACAGAGGAGCCCTGTCCTCCCTGTGGCATGTCTTCACCTTTCCCTTTGTCCAGAGACTTCAGCCCCCTCAGCTTCCTTTGCATAGAAGGAATTTGCTGTTTCCTGGTAACTCTGTTTACTTCGAAGCTGCTGCTGTAGCCAGGACGCTGTTCAAATGCAGATATTACGGCCCTGCTGCTACAGAGGAGGGCTGCTTTCTGTTTGAAGGTCACCAGGAGCGCCGAGACTCAGTGCTTATATGGATTGTcctgaaaagctttcttttaaccGGAGGATTTCTTACTCCCATCCCCTCTCCTAGCCTTGGTGTTGATGGAGGGTTTGGGACGCAGTGAAGACGGGATATCCACACTGGGGCTGCGGCAGGAGCAGTGAGAGGGCACAAAGAGGAGGAGATCAGGGACAGGAGAGCTGGGGGAAATCGTCCTTATGTCCCTGCAGGCACCTGCTGCCTGTGAATGCGGCTGCGAAATATTTCTAGCTCAGAGAGAGCCCGTCTGTGGGGAGCGCTTGAGCTTGGAAATTCAACGTGAAGTTGCTGGCAGGGCAAAACCTGTTAACGGCCAGAGTAGCTTTGTCCCTGTACCCAGCAGACGGACTCCTCCCTAAACCAACACCGCctacaaacagctttttttcctttaaaaaaaaaaaaaaaaaagagacccaGAGGCTTTCTCGGCACAGCGAGGGATGGGGATGGCTGAAGCCGTAAGCCTCCTTAATCCTCTTCCTCACCTGCCACCTTtcatcccctctcccttcccgATGTGCccccctgtccctgctccaTCTCCCAGGCTGTCTTTAGCTGCTGTTCCCTGTCCGATTTCTCGTTCCCTCTTCTTGTCCTGCTGCCAAAATCACCCTTGGGTCTCTCTTGGCAGCGCTTTGGACCCCCGTCTAGGTACCGGCAGCGAGGGGAGCCTGAGGACAGCTTGCTGTGCGTGGCAtctggctgggggctgctcccttccttcctcGCCCACCTTTGCTCTGGTTATCGCATCTTCCAGGGCAGCTCCTGTTGGAAGACCTGTCCTGTTTCCTCGAGTCCTTGTCAGCTTTTCCCCTTGACATCCCCATGTCCATATCCTGGTGTGGAGTTGGAAATAGTTTCGAAACCGTTTTGGCAGCTGGTTTGAATACGCCCCCGCTCCCTCCAGTAAAACTCCCTCGCCGAGCGGCTGGTCCCCAGCTAACCCTTGGCACATGCTGCATCTGGGACCCATCTGTGATGAAAAGCCTGGAAAAGGCATCGTCTGCTTGTGAAACACCCTCAACAACTACCCAGCAAGCTGGCGCAAGCAGAGTATCTCCTAAAACGTGCCCTGCAGAGTCCCGGCACTTCTCTTCCCCCGGCAGCACGTGGCTTGGGGCTGCTTTGGGTGTTGCAGGTTGTTAGCCCGGCTGTCCGTCTGCGGAAGAGGCTTAAAAGCCCTTTTGTACACGTGGGTGCGTGCCAGGCTGAACCTCTCGATGCTCTTCTTCCCCCCAGGTTTGTACAACGTGTCCCATGATCATGTCCAATCGCTGCAGCTTTAACGCCCATCAGCGGATGCACAAAAACCGACCTCCCCACGTCTGCCCCGAGTGCGGAGGGAATTTCCTCCTGGCGAACTTCGAGGCCCACCTGAAGGAGGCCTGCCTGCACTTCTCCCGCAGAGTGGGGTACAGGTAGGGCACCGCGGCCTGAGCTCGGGGCAGGGGGACCTGGGGGGACGCCCAGGGCCGAAGGGGAGATTCCCAAGTCCGCGGCGGGTTTCCATTTTGCGGATGGGGCAGGAATCcactttccttctccccaccgGCGCTGGGTGCAGGGCTGAGGGTGAACGTCTCACCTTACCCCTTCTCTGGTTCTCACCCCTTTCACCCCGGGGgaattttcctcctcctgggaCCTCCGGGCCGGTTTCACCTCAGTCATGGCGGGCAGCGTCAGACCTCCGCagtccctccctgctccttctGATGAGCTGCCTGGGCCCTGGATCCACCAGCGATGGGCAGGACTGGTTGCTCCAAACTGGAGTTTTCCCAGAGCCCAGAACTGGTTTGGATCCTGGTGTCTGTCGGGGCAGGGGCTCATCCCAAGTCCCGTGGTCGGAGAGGGAGCGGGCACGGGCCCCTTGTGCTCCGGCTTCTCTTTGCTGTTAGCGCTTGGCGTGCACCACTCTCTGTGGCACGGCTGAGCTCCCCTGTGCCGTTTGTCCCCGACCCCTCGCCTCCCGCTCTCCTCCGCTCTCCAGGTGTCCCAGCTGCGCTGTGGTCTTCGGCGGGGTCAACTCCATCAAGTCCCACATCCAGACCTCCCACTGCGAGGTGTTCCACAAGTGCCCCATCTGCCCCATGGCGTTCAAGTCAGCCCCCAGCGCCCATGCCCACGTCTACACGCAGCACCCCGGCTTCAGCAATCAGCAGTCCAAGTAAGTGTTCCCCGTGAGCTGACGTCTCGACAGATCTCGCCGGAAGAGATCACTCctaacaagcgataggacgagaggaaacggcctcaagttgcgccaggggaggtttagatcggatattaggaaaaaattcttcaccaaaagggttgtcaagcactggaacaggctgcccagggcagtggTTGAGtttccatccctggaggtatttaaaagacgtgtagacgtggcGCTTTAGGGACATGGCTgagtggtggacttggcagtgttgggttaacagttggactcgatgatcttaaaggtcttttccaacctaaatgattctatgactcgATGATTCTAAGAACCGGGAGCATCCTCGGTGGGTGGGCGTTGGGGGAAGAGCTCAGCCCCAGCACGGGGAGCTGCATCCGTCGCCTTTTTACTTTCTCGTCCCTTGGTTGGGGCAGACTGCGCCCAGGGCTGCTCGCAGCCCTCTTGCCAAAAGGGTTCTGCCAAGATTCTCTTGATCCAGATCCGGGCTGTGCCAACAGTGGTGTTTTTTCCTCCGACAGAATGATTTACAAGTGTGCAATGTGCGACACGGTCTTCACCCACAagcccctgctctcctcccactTCGACCAGCATCTGCTCAACCAGCGGGTCAGCGTCTTCAAGTGTCCGGACTGCCCGCTGCTCTTCGCCCAGAAGCGcaccatgctggagcacctgAAGGTAATGCTGTGGCCGGGCTCGGCACTCCTTGCACGAGCCCTTGGTAGTAATATTTGAGAACTATCCTTCACCAGGGGCATCTGGGGCTGGGCTAGGACTGTCGGTTCATCGCTGACACAGCAGGGCCCCGAGCTCTGGTCCCCTTGTCCCCCACAGCCCTGTCCCAAAGCCCGAGGAGGTGAGCCTGTCTGTGCAGGCTGGGGCCTGGGGGGGCAGGCTTTCCTCCTagcctgctgcagtgctgggggggAAATCCTGACCCCAAACAGCTGCCAACACCcttgtctttgctttccagAACACTCATCAGCCCCAGAAGCCCAAGGAAGACCTGGCAAAGAAGACGGCCGTCCTGCTCACGCCGAAGCAGGAGCCTGTCGAAACCCCCGTGTCCAAGATCTCGGAGGAGTCGTCGTCCTCCACGGAGGAGGATGAGCCCCCCAGCTCCCCGGAGCTGCGCAAGACCAAGCGAAGCCGCTTCCAGCGCAAGACGGTCAACAAGTCGAAGGGCAGCGGGTGGACGTGCGGCGTTTGCCACTCCTGGTTCCCGGAGCGTGACGAATACGTCTCCCACATGAAGAAGGACCACGGCAAGGTGAGGAGAAAGCTGGGGGCTCCAGCTCCGGCTCTGTCGAGCCCTTGGGAATGTGGGCAGGGAATGTTTATGGCACAGAGCAGCGGGGCAGGACACCCGGGTTCCTTGCTGGGCCAGGAGCGTGTTGTGCCGCAGCCTGGACATTACTTCTACCCCCAGTACAAACTCGGTCGGGGTTGAGGTTTTGGGGAGCAGGGACGTTACCTATTCTGGTGAACAGCAAAGACCAGATTCTCGTTATCCAAATGTGCAGCCATGGGATGGGCAAGGAGAGGAAATCTGAGGCAGCGCTGAGGTCCCACGTCTGGCTTCTCCACGCAAGCAGGGAGCCCCGCGCTCTGGCCTCTCGGCTCCCTGTGCGGTACCCACCTGCCTCTTTGTTTCCTGCAGTCGGTGAAGAAGTTCCCGTGCCACCTGTGCGAGCGTTCGTTCTGCTCGGCTCCCAGCCTCCGGAGACACGTGCGAGTGAATCACGAAGGGATCAAGCGCGTCTATCCCTGCCGGTACCCACAGCACCTTCTGGGTTTGGCTGAGAAGAGGGGTCTGGTTTAAGAGGGGTGACTTTGGTTTCCCCCAGTCAAGCTGTGGTGGGGAGGGTAAAGCTAGAGATGGTTGAAGCATGATGGGGGTTGACCAAGTGTCTGGGAAgtaggaggggaaggaggtagcGGGCAGGACTCCGGGGTTTTATACCCTCTAGAGGAACGTGGATGAGCACGTTTGTGGTTAGAGTCGGGAGTCAGGGTGCCAGAGCCAGCTTGCCCAGGGGAGCCAGGGCTCAGTGGCTGCACAGTTGTGCTGGAGCAGGCCTGCGGCTCGGCTCCTCGCTGCGGAGCATCGCTTCATTGCCTCCCTGCTCTGGCCCTGCAGGTACTGCACGGAGGGCAAAAGGACCTTCAGCAGCCGCCTCATCCTGGAGAAACATATCCAAGTGCGACACGGGATCAAGGTGACCGACCAGACGAAGAGCCA
Proteins encoded in this window:
- the ZNF687 gene encoding zinc finger protein 687 translates to MGDMKTPDFDDLLAAFDIPDIDTNEAIHSGHEEADAHIKQVPGEPGPPDHVLPHTDITAVSVIVKNTVCPEQLDALDGRSKDGHVIGPRLLQNGFGATEMPRSPTSRSVEAVASSNGECWVKEKGPKPLDIFSHFSPDPNEDNAANLIDRPRECKPKEKSLAVPSLSPSPTPSLDCKEPMGESTENLPAAFPQSFETSQAGGANGSPPTIPCIKKEESDSEEVGREASPKGLAAALGDSPLDHLKSVTVRYSTDDSPITSWPGSDPNLDSSASNLPEVKRSPASPREPFFKASSPVVQSPRLPTSPKQLDNIALKEEQEVLEKSMGSPQSMSSADEEEEEEDNNNDSPSSNSSRPLKVRIKTIKTSCGSITRTVTRVSSDSEPGSTKGLAEQSSQETSLEGASFSASADKEEGIVLEVPKEKMELSSPLKTIEGPKIVSVQLGNGTKLKGTVLPVSTIQNASSAMLIAASVAQQKSVVLPAKTGKAVAKNIINLVPQTLPKADTRTNISTVTQTTTITTTANQKVNGTTVVMVQPQKPSPTIAGTVISRSQSSLVEAFNKILNSKNLLPTYKPNLNPPADASLTLPPFGYRCLECGDSFALEKSLARHYDRRSMRIEVTCNHCTKRLVFFNKCSLLLHAREHKDKGLVMQCSHLVMRPIALDQMIGQPDITPLVSVTSFPASKVTGVAQDALAAANGAQDLPILPLSNSSEQTNYSCFRCLECKEQCKDKAGLAAHFQQAVTTGTTSSTVCTTCPMIMSNRCSFNAHQRMHKNRPPHVCPECGGNFLLANFEAHLKEACLHFSRRVGYRCPSCAVVFGGVNSIKSHIQTSHCEVFHKCPICPMAFKSAPSAHAHVYTQHPGFSNQQSKMIYKCAMCDTVFTHKPLLSSHFDQHLLNQRVSVFKCPDCPLLFAQKRTMLEHLKNTHQPQKPKEDLAKKTAVLLTPKQEPVETPVSKISEESSSSTEEDEPPSSPELRKTKRSRFQRKTVNKSKGSGWTCGVCHSWFPERDEYVSHMKKDHGKSVKKFPCHLCERSFCSAPSLRRHVRVNHEGIKRVYPCRYCTEGKRTFSSRLILEKHIQVRHGIKVTDQTKSQEVVIARIGTGTTQVSSRKRKLSSDEGDSCSEEPDSTTPPSKNPKGDRKAPFRCRKCGYLASSSADFQEHIPQHRTDESSHQCRECGLCFTSQVSLNRHRFITHKKKKGAGEMEEPGPRSPLEGGTQHAADGKLSCKVCGRCFDSQLNLKTHFRTHGMAFIRARQNASPEN